The sequence ATGACCATCATTAACCAATAATTTACCGTGCAAAAACACATTTTAAATAGCTGAAGGAGGAGTTCATTGTGGAACACGCCATCATTGTTGCTGCCTCTGTAATTGCCGCTGCGCTGGCCATCGGTTTGGCCGCTTTTGGCGCGGCCATGGGTGACGGCCAGGTAACGGCCAAGGCAATCGAGGGCATGGCACGACAACCGGAAGCCAAGGGTACGATTCTGGTCAATATGCTCATTTCCGTGGGCCTGATCGAGTCTATTCCCATTATTGCCGCCGTTATCGCCATCGTGCTGGTCTTTGCCAATCCGTTTATCAAGTAATTGGGCGTAGATCGGGCGACGGAAAGTTTTTCCGTCGCCTCCCTTACACGCCGGAAAGAGGAGGGGCCCTCGTTGGTTGAACTCAACGCGACACTTATCGCGCAAATAATAAATTT is a genomic window of Thermosinus carboxydivorans Nor1 containing:
- the atpE gene encoding F0F1 ATP synthase subunit C, with product MEHAIIVAASVIAAALAIGLAAFGAAMGDGQVTAKAIEGMARQPEAKGTILVNMLISVGLIESIPIIAAVIAIVLVFANPFIK